tatacataaattaaaatatgttagcATCGcacacaataaatttaatatatgaatGACTATACAGCGtagttctattttttcattttatggttacatataacatataaaataattatatgttaagttaaaatattgattaagatagttaatattaataaaatgatctGATGAATTTTATACCATAGacaatatatgaataaaacttaatatgaatttaaagaaattaaatactactaaatattcaaattaaggattacaatcttattttatgttaaaataagattatcttaataaataaaaatcaactataaatctaagaagatactccctccgtccacgaataagagtcccgtttttccatttttgtccgtccacaaataagagtcctggttcataattaccataaatggtaaaaatacctcacattccactaactcattccactcacatatcatttaaaattaatatatacaagtgagaccatattccactaactatcTTCCACCCAcctttcttaacattttttaaaactcgcaCCATTTAGAAACAGGACTCTgaatcgtggacggagggagtaaaactTTAGTAGACATAAATATGtcatctttaatttatagttacttaacttaaaaattaattataaaataatgaatatgaaaattaaacataCATAAAGATATAATcgataaattataaatatagtcaAGAATATATTTACTTGACTAAAAAAGACCAAATGatacaaatatatacatgGACTAGGGAATTTTTTCCCCCTTGAAAGTTTAtcccaaatatttttattttttcaaactaGCTAAGAAGGGAtgaaacacacacaaaatatgaTGATAAAAGTTGCATATTTGTGgagtttgattaaaatatagagCAATGTATGTATTAGGAGATTCACTATCAGATGTTGGAAACAACTAATACTGGAAGATTCTCCAATGGCAAAATCCTCGTAGACTTCATTGGTAAAGAACTAATACTGatttatttcacattttcatatacatatattgatAGAAGTTCATATTCTttcaattctctctttatAGCGACATGtgatatttgtttatttcatttaacaACGTGGTGAATAACTAAGATTACATATTTACATGTATGCATGCAGCGGAGATGGCAGGAAGGAGAGAGCATTCTGTATGGAGTAAATCATGCCTCAGCTGGTGCAAGAATTCTCCGCGACACAAGCGACACAGGATATCTATTTGTACTTTCTTTTCATCACTACATGCTAATAAGCTCTTGAGCCATTGCATTTTTAAGCTCTTGAAATATGGTTATCTGAAGTGGTAACATGGCAAACAGGGCCGCATCATCCATTTCGAAGAACAGATTAACAACTTGAGAAAAACGGTGGATAAGCTGAGAAAGCAACTGCATGGGAATGAAGTGAGCAAGTATTTGGAAAATGCAGTGGTGTCTGTGGATATTGGAAGTTGGAGTTAATGACTACCTCAACAACTACTTTGAAATTGAACACTACCCAAGCAGCCACATCTACAATCTTGAGCAATTTGCTGATCTCCTTATAAACCTCTATACACAACATATATTGGTACGTGGTAACAGTATTTGAGTATATTCAACAAAATGTCTTAATAATCTGTCGATGCAGGAAATCCAAGGTTTAGGGCTGAGGAAGTTCTTAATATTAGAGGCTTCACCTATTGGTTGCATCCCTATAAGAAGTCACAATTTGAAGTGTAACGCAACATTAAACCACGTGGTGGAAATGTTCAATACGCGGCTGAAATCTGTTGCGCACGACCTCAGGTCGAACTACCCTGGATCTGCATTCACTTACGCCTCATCGATTCAACTGTTTAACAGCTTGTTCGACAATGCTGAGGCCTACGGTAAGGGTTCAAGGTGAAGGACAAAGCTTGTTGTGGGAGCAGTGAAGGTTCAAATGGAACAGAGCCGAagggttttaaaaatacagTACCATGTCGGAATAGAAATGAGTACTTGTTCTGGGATGGTGCTCATCCTACAGAGGCGCCCGGAATTCTCGCTGCCCTCCTTCACAACACAACCTCCTTATGATATATATCTGCACCAATAAAGCTTTAATTCAGTAGCTCGTAAGAGCACTATCTAATCTATAGTTTTGCAAAAGTAGTGCCTaaacaaaacttaaaaaatatcaGCACTTATTTATCAGAACCAGGACGTCGAATGAATACACGACGGGGAGATGGGGATAGTGTCGTACTCACCCATGGTTGTATTGTCGCCGCTGCGCTCTGAGAAGTTGGGTGGCGGAGTGACATTACAAAAGGCCAATCCTTCAAActatatttctctctctctcctccccTAAAAAGACTTGATTGCAACCTCAGACTGATTAAAGCAATGCCTCACCAACTCCCCAACCACATCCCCCCTTCTTCATACTACTCCTAAGACCATCAAGAGTCTCACAAATCCTCACTATCTTCGTCCCACCTGAGTAGAAGACCTCCACCTTATCCTTCACCTCAATCCAACTACACCCAGCCACCTTCCTCACTCCCATCTCCTTCATCAAACTCCTCAACTCTGCTGCCTTCTGCCTAAACCCTCCCTCGACATACAAGTTGAGCAGCTGCACATACCCACCCCCATTCTCTGGCTCCATCTCCAACAGCTTATAAGCAGCCGCCTCACCAAGCTCAAACCTCCGATGAACCTTGCAAGAAGAAAGCAGAGACAGCCAAATGCCTCTCTCAGGCGCCATGGCCATCCCTTCCACAAACTCCCAAGCCTCTTCCACGCGCCCACCCCGGCCCAAAAGGTCCACCACGGTGACATAATGTGCCATCTTAGGCTCCACTCCGCTCTCCCTCATCGACCTAAACAGACTCAGCCCTTTATCGACCAGACCACTATGATTGCATGAGGAGATGAGGGACAAGAACGTTACCCCATCAGGTGATTCTCCTGAATCCCTCATCTCCTCCAGCATACCAATGGCCCTATGGCACTCACCATGTGATCCGTAGCCTCCAATCATTGAGTTCCATGCCACGATGTCTCTCTTCTCCATGTTCCTGAACACCCGTTCAGCATAAACTAAGCTTCCACACTTTGCATACATATCAACCAACGTGTTCTCTACttgattttctttaaatagAAGGGATCTTATGATATAACCATGTATCGCCTTTCCCACAAGCAATGCTGCGAGCTCTGCAGCTGCAGCAAGAGCTAGGGTGACCGAAACAGAGTCAGGGCAGAGGCCGTCTTGCAGAACACGAGGCAGGAGGCTGATCGAGATGTTTGGGAAGCCGTTCAATGAGTTACACAAGATGAAAGCATTCCACACCGCCAAATTCTTCACCAACACACTGGAAAAAGCTTCCTCTGCCATCTCAACCTTTTTGAATTTGGAGTAGAACTCAATTAGAGCTCTACCTGTGCAAGAATCCAAATCAAGGCCTTCCTTAATCGACATTCCATGAAGACAACAACCTAGTTTCTCATCACCATATGCTAAACAAGCAACAATCGAGCTTGCAACAACACTAGCATCCGGCTTCACACCTTCGGATATCATCCCCTtgaacaaaaccaaaacctCCTCGAATTTCCTATTCTCTAAACTCCCTGATATCATAGATCCCCAAGATACAACGTCCCTCCCCCTCATCTCTTTGAAGACCTTACAGGACTCCTTGAAACGCCCAAGCTTTGAGTACATTGTCAGCAGAGCACTCTGCAGAGCAAGACTCTGCTTCACTGGCCTTTTGATTAGCTCTCCATGTGTCCTTTCTCCAAGTTGGTGCGATCCAATCATACCACATGCTATCAGTACATTAGACACGGTGAAGAAATCGGGCTCTACTTGTTCGGAACGCATCTTGGTGTAAACATCCAAAGCATTATTAGCATTGCCACAGTTAACATAAGCTGATACCATGCTATTCCAAATCCCAACAGTTCTGTCTCTGACTAAATTGAAAACACACTCTGCATCTTCAACAACTCCACATTTGGCATAAAAGGTCAGTAGTGAAGTGCTAGCATAGGAATCTTGCTCGAAACCCATCTTGACCAAATCAGAGTGTACCTGACAACCAAAATCCACAGCTTCACCCAGTGAGCAAGCTGTGAGAACACTTGAAAATGTGGTGGAGCCAAGCTCAAGAGCCTCATTTTTCGCCGACGAATATAACTGCAAGCTGTTTCTCCAAACACCATTTTCACAGAAGCCATTGATCATTGCATTCCAAACTGCAATGCTGTGTTTATTCTCCAACATTACGAAAGCATTCCAAGCGTCCATCGGCCTACCATAGCTCGAGTAGATATCAATCATTGCGGTGACTACAAATGCGTCGTGAAGAAACATATTCCTGATTGCATAGCTATGGATTTCTCTCCCAAATGATACACCTAAACAAGCATTGGACTTTCCAAGAAGAATACAGAGAGTATACCCATCTGGCTTGACATTCATCGCAACCATTTGCCGGATCTGTGCTATGCCTTGATCAATAAAATCATTCTTGAAATAGCCATCAATGATAGAATTCCAAAGAGCGACGTCGGAAGTCAAAATTTCGCGTTCAGGCAAAAAGTCGAACACTTGGAGTGCAGTAGCGAGCGAGCCACATTTTACATACATCTGGACGAGCGAGGTGACGATGTAAGGATCGAACAGAAGGCCCAATTTGATGATAGTGGAGTGAAGCGTGCTTCCATAGATGGAATTAGAGAGGGAAGCACAGGATTTGAGTAGAGAAGGGAAAATGAATCTTGAGGTGATGTTATTTGGGAAGTTGAGATGCTCCGAGTAAAACTGTAGTGCTTGTCGATAATTGCCCTGCTGAACTAAGGATTTGATTTCGGAGTTGAAGTGATGATATGAAGAGTGGTGATTTCTGATTATAGTCGAAAAAGTCCGAGAGATGAAGACGCCATTTGCGCGCATATTTCATGCTAGTCTGGAAATTCTTGAAATAACTGTGTTTCATTGTGGAGCTAGTGCACTTCCTTAAttaactttataaattaaaataattattaattattactccttaTGATAtcaaatactatatttatgtcttctttttggtttaatagtattttatatttgttttgtactttttctttttgtttaatattccctccgttccaactAAGGTGAgtagtattccattttgggatgtcataactaagttgagtcattttctattttgacaaaaaacaaaacattaaatcacttctactttatttcattacctactttaatctctctttatctttcttactttattcctctctcctacttttcaacaaaatttcttaatCCCTGTACCCAAA
The genomic region above belongs to Salvia hispanica cultivar TCC Black 2014 chromosome 3, UniMelb_Shisp_WGS_1.0, whole genome shotgun sequence and contains:
- the LOC125209389 gene encoding GDSL esterase/lipase 7-like, with translation MQRRWQEGESILYGVNHASAGARILRDTSDTGYLFGRIIHFEEQINNLRKTVDKLRKQLHGNEEIQGLGLRKFLILEASPIGCIPIRSHNLKCNATLNHVVEMFNTRLKSVAHDLRSNYPGSAFTYASSIQLFNSLFDNAEAYGKGSR
- the LOC125211306 gene encoding pentatricopeptide repeat-containing protein At2g40720 gives rise to the protein MRANGVFISRTFSTIIRNHHSSYHHFNSEIKSLVQQGNYRQALQFYSEHLNFPNNITSRFIFPSLLKSCASLSNSIYGSTLHSTIIKLGLLFDPYIVTSLVQMYVKCGSLATALQVFDFLPEREILTSDVALWNSIIDGYFKNDFIDQGIAQIRQMVAMNVKPDGYTLCILLGKSNACLGVSFGREIHSYAIRNMFLHDAFVVTAMIDIYSSYGRPMDAWNAFVMLENKHSIAVWNAMINGFCENGVWRNSLQLYSSAKNEALELGSTTFSSVLTACSLGEAVDFGCQVHSDLVKMGFEQDSYASTSLLTFYAKCGVVEDAECVFNLVRDRTVGIWNSMVSAYVNCGNANNALDVYTKMRSEQVEPDFFTVSNVLIACGMIGSHQLGERTHGELIKRPVKQSLALQSALLTMYSKLGRFKESCKVFKEMRGRDVVSWGSMISGSLENRKFEEVLVLFKGMISEGVKPDASVVASSIVACLAYGDEKLGCCLHGMSIKEGLDLDSCTGRALIEFYSKFKKVEMAEEAFSSVLVKNLAVWNAFILCNSLNGFPNISISLLPRVLQDGLCPDSVSVTLALAAAAELAALLVGKAIHGYIIRSLLFKENQVENTLVDMYAKCGSLVYAERVFRNMEKRDIVAWNSMIGGYGSHGECHRAIGMLEEMRDSGESPDGVTFLSLISSCNHSGLVDKGLSLFRSMRESGVEPKMAHYVTVVDLLGRGGRVEEAWEFVEGMAMAPERGIWLSLLSSCKVHRRFELGEAAAYKLLEMEPENGGGYVQLLNLYVEGGFRQKAAELRSLMKEMGVRKVAGCSWIEVKDKVEVFYSGGTKIVRICETLDGLRSSMKKGGCGWGVGEALL